In Clostridium sp. DL-VIII, the following proteins share a genomic window:
- a CDS encoding DEAD/DEAH box helicase translates to MSTSFTDLNLNSNIIEGLKKQGITIPTPIQASAIMPALENKDVIGEAFTGSGKTLAYLIPLFHKIDTTKREMQGIILAPTHELAIQIEDQIKLLAENSGVPLTSLSIIGDVNINNQIKKLKDIKPHIIVGSTGRILDLIQKKKITAHTIKTIVIDEGDNLLDPKRDAITKNIIKTTMKDRQLMVFSASIKPETLETAKSLMKDPIILKTESKPSINPNIKHIFIVCERRDKFETLRKLLVAVNPEKAIIFVNDNDDIELTTVKLNYHSKDCFAMTGKISKEDRKLAIESFRNGKIKILVSSDVTARGLDVEGVTHVFHLDLPLKLNEYLHRSGRTARGNAHGTSICLATTKQLNIIKKYEKEFNIQFEQKKVFGGILEDYSYTPDQNSAKVKSNSYSNKASKSKFHN, encoded by the coding sequence ATGAGTACTTCATTTACTGATTTAAATTTAAATTCAAATATAATAGAAGGTCTTAAAAAACAGGGAATAACTATTCCAACACCTATTCAAGCTTCAGCTATCATGCCAGCTCTTGAAAATAAGGATGTAATTGGTGAAGCATTTACTGGAAGCGGGAAAACCTTAGCATACCTTATACCACTTTTTCATAAAATAGACACTACTAAAAGAGAAATGCAGGGAATAATTTTGGCTCCAACCCACGAGTTAGCAATACAGATAGAAGACCAAATCAAACTTTTGGCTGAAAACTCTGGTGTTCCTCTAACATCTTTATCAATTATTGGAGATGTTAATATAAACAATCAGATAAAAAAATTAAAAGATATTAAGCCACATATAATTGTTGGATCTACTGGAAGAATCCTTGATCTCATACAAAAAAAGAAGATAACTGCTCATACTATTAAAACTATTGTTATAGATGAAGGAGATAATTTATTAGATCCTAAAAGAGATGCTATAACTAAAAATATAATAAAAACAACTATGAAAGATAGACAGCTTATGGTATTTTCTGCTTCTATAAAGCCTGAAACTTTAGAAACTGCTAAATCTTTAATGAAAGATCCAATTATTTTAAAAACTGAAAGCAAGCCTTCTATAAACCCTAATATTAAGCATATATTTATTGTATGTGAAAGACGTGATAAATTTGAGACCTTAAGAAAGCTTCTTGTAGCTGTTAATCCTGAGAAGGCAATTATTTTTGTTAATGATAATGATGATATTGAGCTCACAACAGTAAAATTAAACTATCATAGTAAGGATTGCTTTGCTATGACCGGTAAGATCTCTAAAGAAGATAGAAAACTTGCAATAGAAAGTTTTAGAAATGGAAAAATTAAAATATTAGTTTCATCGGATGTTACCGCAAGAGGTCTTGATGTTGAGGGTGTAACCCATGTATTCCACTTAGATTTACCATTAAAATTAAATGAATATCTACATAGATCAGGTAGAACTGCTAGAGGAAACGCTCATGGTACTTCTATATGTTTAGCTACGACAAAACAACTTAATATAATTAAGAAGTACGAAAAAGAATTTAATATACAATTTGAGCAAAAGAAGGTCTTTGGTGGTATATTAGAAGATTATTCTTATACACCTGATCAAAATTCAGCTAAAGTTAAAAGTAATTCTTATAGTAATAAAGCTTCCAAATCAAAATTTCATAATTAA
- a CDS encoding ABC transporter ATP-binding protein — MNDITNESSKIEIIKRLLSYVKPYKLKVTFVILLLLIVMACNTLTPYLMKVSIDTFVKEKNIKGLLYIGTSLIFINVISMILSRIRTTSMSKITNQILVDIRHSLYTHIQTLSFNFFDNRPVGKIISRVVGDVNALQNLLNNSIVNLIPNIFTIILVVCMMLILNMSLGAICLITIPFLTFVMFFIEIKAHDKWKLFRENRSSLIGYTHESLSGMKVIQGFSKKLYTKGIFDIHIGKHADGFMTAVYTQDFFWPFLDLFRGISIIILVVSGFILTSRDNLTLGTLIAFFMYMEMLWRPIINLSSFYNAFVTSMSAGERIFDILDTKSDMIDSASSNILPKIKGNIEFDHVTFSYAKGEIAVLKDTCFNLKAGEKIALVGETGAGKTTITNLISRFYDPTFGTVKIDGTDIKGVTVESLRSQMGIMLQDSFLFSTSIKENIRYGKLNATDAEVIQAAKAVNAHEFIEKLEDGYDTEVNERGSRLSLGQRQLIAFARALIADPRILILDEATANIDTETELLVQAGIKKLMDGRTSIVIAHRLSTIRDCDKIFVLSHGKIVEDGTHDELLANQGYYHKLYSAQYSFLKKDA, encoded by the coding sequence ATGAATGACATTACAAACGAATCTTCTAAAATAGAAATTATAAAAAGATTATTATCTTATGTAAAACCCTATAAGCTGAAAGTTACTTTTGTTATACTGCTTCTGCTTATTGTCATGGCTTGCAATACCTTAACGCCTTATTTAATGAAAGTCTCTATTGATACTTTCGTAAAAGAAAAAAACATCAAAGGATTGTTATATATAGGCACTTCCCTAATATTTATTAATGTAATATCTATGATTTTATCTAGAATAAGAACAACTTCTATGTCTAAAATAACTAACCAGATATTGGTTGATATAAGACATAGTCTATACACTCATATTCAAACCTTAAGCTTTAATTTCTTTGACAATAGGCCTGTTGGGAAAATTATCTCTAGGGTTGTTGGTGATGTAAATGCACTTCAAAACCTATTAAATAATAGCATTGTAAATTTAATTCCAAATATATTTACTATTATTTTAGTAGTTTGTATGATGCTTATTTTAAATATGTCACTTGGTGCCATTTGCTTAATTACAATACCATTCTTAACCTTTGTTATGTTTTTTATCGAAATCAAGGCTCATGATAAGTGGAAACTTTTTAGAGAAAACAGATCTTCCTTAATTGGATACACTCATGAGTCTTTATCAGGTATGAAGGTAATTCAAGGTTTCAGTAAAAAACTATATACTAAAGGAATATTTGATATCCATATAGGTAAACATGCTGATGGTTTTATGACAGCAGTATACACTCAGGATTTTTTCTGGCCATTTCTAGATTTATTTCGTGGTATAAGCATTATAATATTGGTCGTCTCTGGATTTATATTAACTTCAAGAGATAACCTTACTCTCGGTACTTTAATAGCGTTTTTTATGTATATGGAAATGCTTTGGAGGCCAATAATAAATCTCTCTTCATTTTATAATGCTTTTGTAACCAGTATGTCTGCTGGCGAAAGAATATTTGATATTCTAGATACCAAAAGTGATATGATAGATTCAGCTTCATCTAATATCCTGCCTAAAATTAAAGGAAATATTGAATTTGATCACGTTACTTTCTCTTATGCTAAAGGAGAAATCGCTGTCTTAAAAGATACTTGCTTTAATTTAAAAGCAGGAGAAAAAATTGCTTTAGTTGGAGAAACAGGTGCAGGTAAAACTACAATAACCAATTTAATAAGCAGATTTTACGATCCCACTTTTGGTACTGTAAAGATTGATGGCACTGATATAAAAGGTGTTACTGTTGAAAGTTTAAGAAGTCAGATGGGTATAATGCTTCAGGATTCATTTTTGTTTTCAACTTCAATAAAGGAAAATATACGTTATGGAAAATTAAATGCTACTGACGCAGAAGTAATTCAGGCTGCTAAAGCTGTCAATGCTCATGAATTTATTGAAAAACTTGAAGATGGCTATGATACAGAGGTAAATGAAAGAGGTTCTAGGCTTTCTCTTGGACAAAGACAATTAATAGCTTTCGCAAGAGCATTAATTGCAGATCCTAGAATATTAATCTTAGATGAAGCAACAGCAAATATTGATACCGAAACTGAGTTATTAGTTCAAGCTGGTATTAAAAAACTTATGGATGGAAGAACTTCTATCGTAATAGCGCATAGGCTTTCTACTATACGTGATTGCGATAAAATTTTCGTTCTCTCTCATGGTAAAATAGTCGAAGATGGAACCCACGATGAACTCCTTGCAAATCAAGGCTACTATCACAAACTATATTCAGCACAATATAGTTTTTTAAAAAAAGATGCATAA
- a CDS encoding GTP-binding protein, producing MKIHIEIVTGFLGAGKTSFINSFLKESQVEDEKVLVFQLEEGERSIKQYNDLIKVKTIKNLSNLKEEMIFLIKEFNPNRVIVEYNGTYNLKELFDMLNEKIYRECSKITTIFFVADGRNLKQYIDNIGSFVVPFIQYANMIVVNNIDNCNKKILEEGFKKIKELNSKAFLLKVNNKYILNSVLRESKMIDNGYLKRVKIKIANSKLSF from the coding sequence ATGAAAATACATATTGAGATTGTAACAGGTTTTTTAGGAGCAGGAAAAACTTCTTTTATTAATTCTTTTTTGAAGGAGAGCCAAGTGGAAGATGAAAAAGTTTTGGTTTTTCAATTGGAAGAGGGAGAAAGAAGTATTAAGCAATATAATGATTTAATAAAAGTAAAAACAATAAAAAATCTTAGTAATCTTAAAGAGGAAATGATTTTTCTGATTAAAGAATTCAATCCTAATAGAGTAATTGTTGAGTATAATGGCACTTATAATTTAAAAGAATTATTTGATATGTTAAATGAAAAAATTTATAGGGAATGTAGCAAAATCACTACAATATTTTTTGTTGCAGATGGCAGAAATTTGAAGCAATATATTGATAACATCGGAAGCTTCGTTGTTCCATTTATACAATATGCCAATATGATAGTTGTTAATAATATAGACAATTGCAATAAAAAAATATTGGAGGAAGGATTTAAAAAGATAAAAGAACTTAACTCAAAAGCATTTCTACTTAAAGTTAATAATAAGTATATTTTAAACTCGGTGCTTAGAGAATCTAAAATGATAGATAATGGCTATTTAAAAAGAGTAAAAATTAAAATAGCAAATTCTAAATTAAGTTTTTAA
- a CDS encoding membrane protein — protein sequence MKRFNFDEFLWFIVLILLDGFIFGLIFTKKINFYIGNNMIKYIYIAIVMISVISIFQIKNIFTCKGSSKLKIKVLPIIIALILGIISLGNLKTFKHAELGKELTENNVGIMDREYLYKHEFSYDSLSKNDIEKISSSVYENIKVDDNNPMLLEDIRENPEKYVGKRLEIHGFVCKENYLNEKQFIIGKIVMTCCAADSKIIGIIGEYDKVDDLNENDNVKVIGVIGSSAVKDDNNIIHNIPVVKIIEIQKENLGH from the coding sequence ATGAAAAGATTTAACTTTGATGAATTTTTATGGTTTATAGTTTTAATATTATTAGATGGATTTATTTTTGGCTTAATATTCACTAAAAAAATAAACTTTTATATAGGTAATAATATGATTAAGTATATCTATATAGCAATAGTAATGATAAGTGTTATTAGCATTTTTCAAATAAAAAATATATTTACATGCAAGGGAAGTAGCAAACTTAAAATTAAAGTGCTTCCAATTATAATAGCATTAATACTAGGAATTATATCTTTGGGTAATCTAAAGACATTCAAACATGCTGAATTAGGGAAGGAACTTACAGAAAATAATGTCGGCATAATGGATAGAGAATATCTATATAAACATGAATTTTCTTATGACAGTTTAAGCAAAAATGATATAGAAAAAATAAGTAGTAGTGTATATGAAAATATAAAAGTTGATGATAATAATCCTATGTTACTGGAGGATATTAGAGAAAATCCTGAGAAATATGTTGGGAAAAGGTTAGAAATTCACGGTTTTGTATGCAAGGAAAATTATTTGAATGAGAAGCAATTTATAATAGGAAAAATTGTAATGACATGCTGTGCAGCTGATTCAAAAATTATTGGAATAATAGGTGAGTATGATAAAGTTGACGATTTAAATGAAAATGACAATGTAAAAGTTATAGGTGTAATTGGTAGTTCAGCAGTAAAAGATGACAATAATATAATTCATAATATACCTGTTGTAAAAATAATAGAAATTCAAAAGGAGAATTTAGGTCACTAA
- a CDS encoding ABC transporter ATP-binding protein — MTLFKTYISRHWKFLIIPITAMIGCICVDSTYPYLQKIFVDNIILGDMKDDLFIFIIILIVLSLTQGVLGYLKEYLFDKFALIVCKKVRQDLYLKFQSFEFSFFDSNNTGELLSRIIEDVDIVWDTLAFGMRVFIEAIILFSISAIIMFSINVPLTIVCLIVLLPVAYIGTIMDKKFWTVYSKISDQTAEINSIVQQDVSGIRLVKAFAREKYEISKFLKVNKKFFDLNVEQAKIVGTYGPVIEFLTNAAPILMIMFGGYLCIQGNLSLGSLVAFTSYIFNLSWCVRNLGSLINLLSQNKASMEKISDILNRKSRIVSKENGYNPAKVKGDIIFKNVSFSYNNLEVLHDINLNIPAGSSVAIMGTTGCGKSTLISLIGRYYDVTKGEILVDNVNVKDWNLETLRSYISIVFQDTFLFSDTIKNNIDFGSNKSEKELVKAVKDSCAYSFIQEMPEGFDTIIGERGLGLSGGQKQRLSISRAMIRKSPILILDDSTSALDMETEFKVLQNLKNNKTKTTTFIIAHRISGVKDADIILFMKDGKIVEKGNHGSLINIKGYYYNVYSHQFQDFDTLALEAN; from the coding sequence ATGACATTATTTAAAACTTACATTAGCAGGCATTGGAAATTTCTGATCATTCCAATTACTGCAATGATAGGATGCATTTGTGTAGATAGTACTTATCCTTATCTCCAAAAGATATTTGTAGATAATATAATACTTGGAGATATGAAAGATGATTTATTTATTTTTATAATAATTCTAATTGTACTATCTCTAACCCAAGGTGTTTTAGGTTATTTAAAAGAATATCTATTTGATAAATTTGCCTTAATTGTCTGCAAGAAGGTCAGACAAGATTTATATTTGAAATTTCAATCCTTTGAGTTTTCCTTTTTTGACAGCAACAATACTGGTGAATTACTTTCTAGAATAATTGAGGATGTTGATATTGTTTGGGATACTTTAGCTTTTGGAATGAGAGTTTTTATTGAAGCTATAATACTTTTTTCAATATCTGCAATCATTATGTTTAGCATAAATGTTCCATTAACAATCGTATGTTTAATCGTATTACTGCCAGTAGCCTATATTGGAACAATTATGGACAAGAAGTTTTGGACTGTTTATTCAAAGATCAGTGACCAAACTGCTGAAATAAATTCTATTGTTCAACAGGATGTCTCAGGAATTAGGCTAGTAAAAGCTTTTGCACGTGAAAAATATGAAATATCAAAATTTTTAAAGGTAAATAAAAAGTTCTTCGATTTAAATGTTGAGCAGGCTAAAATAGTCGGTACCTATGGTCCTGTAATTGAATTTTTAACAAACGCAGCTCCAATTTTAATGATAATGTTTGGGGGATATTTATGTATTCAGGGTAATTTAAGTTTAGGAAGCTTAGTTGCATTTACTAGTTATATTTTTAATCTTTCTTGGTGTGTGAGAAATTTAGGTTCTCTTATAAATCTACTTTCTCAAAATAAAGCTTCTATGGAAAAAATATCAGATATATTAAATAGAAAATCAAGAATAGTCTCCAAAGAAAATGGCTATAATCCAGCTAAAGTTAAGGGAGATATTATTTTTAAAAACGTAAGCTTTTCTTATAATAATTTAGAAGTATTACATGATATAAATTTAAATATTCCTGCTGGCAGCAGTGTGGCTATAATGGGAACCACAGGCTGTGGCAAAAGCACCCTGATTTCTTTAATTGGAAGATACTATGATGTAACCAAAGGTGAAATACTAGTTGATAATGTTAATGTTAAAGATTGGAACTTAGAAACCTTAAGGTCATATATTTCTATTGTTTTTCAAGATACATTTTTATTTTCTGATACAATAAAAAATAATATTGATTTTGGCAGTAATAAATCTGAAAAAGAATTAGTAAAAGCAGTTAAAGACAGTTGCGCTTATTCTTTTATTCAAGAAATGCCTGAAGGTTTTGATACTATTATAGGTGAAAGAGGCCTTGGATTATCAGGTGGCCAAAAACAAAGATTATCTATCTCGAGGGCAATGATTAGAAAATCGCCAATTCTCATTCTTGATGATTCAACTTCTGCTCTTGACATGGAAACTGAGTTCAAGGTGCTCCAAAATCTAAAAAATAATAAAACAAAGACTACAACCTTTATAATTGCACATAGAATATCTGGCGTAAAGGATGCTGATATTATTTTATTCATGAAAGATGGTAAAATAGTTGAAAAAGGTAATCATGGCAGTTTAATTAATATTAAAGGGTATTATTATAATGTTTACTCCCATCAGTTTCAAGATTTTGATACCCTTGCACTGGAGGCAAATTAA
- a CDS encoding cell wall-binding protein — MRRNKIINLAILAAFLCVTSVPVIAQAQDSRINGEISEQSKVKINDNWLTEVVAKQLNKNVRYLTEQDLLSIKKIDLRYQKIDNTIPDEIKLLKNLEYLDLNYCRLSGKIPEELGDLPMLSHLDLGDNKLEELPENIKQKIVKNNYSYCDVEGNKFKLDEGWYYLKGKLTYLDRNGERFASGEHRISGKTYEFSEDGSIRQGWESDKDGNKLYYDMENGLIKDNWKQIAGKWYYFNENGYMEKGLQTIKGTKYYLDDNGIMLTDWQQIDNKWYCFSESGGMEYGWITSNGKTYYLDANTGIMASGDTVIGGQKYRFNSDGSLMTNVWIDNYTYVQPNGQTVNTYSNYSHSNTDYQLFKYMTNVNNQLSVDSAAVALHDGNTSNNCVYFASEALRRVGVNIPQATCNTYQFENLLKSLGFVYSYDFSQIKPGDIVFTNNYSHVYIFMCWDKDGYAYIVDNQRTSFGNQVLHTRLVLQDTATTDRATHFFYYPY, encoded by the coding sequence ATGCGACGTAATAAGATAATAAACTTAGCAATTTTGGCTGCATTTTTATGTGTCACTAGTGTTCCAGTGATTGCTCAGGCACAAGATAGCAGAATTAATGGGGAAATAAGTGAACAAAGTAAAGTTAAAATTAATGATAATTGGCTTACGGAGGTAGTTGCTAAGCAGTTAAATAAAAATGTAAGATATCTTACAGAGCAGGATTTATTAAGTATAAAAAAGATTGACTTAAGATATCAGAAAATAGATAACACTATACCAGATGAGATTAAATTATTAAAAAATTTGGAGTATTTAGATTTAAATTATTGCAGGCTAAGTGGAAAAATTCCTGAGGAATTAGGAGATTTACCTATGTTATCTCACTTGGATTTAGGAGATAATAAGTTAGAAGAACTGCCTGAGAATATAAAACAAAAAATTGTTAAAAATAACTATAGTTATTGCGATGTTGAAGGAAATAAGTTTAAGTTAGATGAAGGCTGGTACTATTTAAAAGGTAAATTAACCTATTTAGATAGAAATGGCGAAAGATTTGCTTCAGGTGAACATAGAATAAGTGGAAAAACATATGAGTTTTCTGAAGATGGAAGTATAAGACAAGGATGGGAAAGTGATAAAGATGGCAATAAGTTATATTATGATATGGAAAATGGTCTTATAAAAGATAATTGGAAGCAGATAGCTGGAAAATGGTATTATTTTAATGAAAATGGATATATGGAAAAAGGATTACAAACTATAAAGGGTACTAAATACTATCTTGATGATAATGGAATAATGCTTACAGACTGGCAGCAGATAGACAATAAGTGGTATTGTTTTTCGGAATCAGGTGGTATGGAATATGGATGGATAACCTCTAATGGAAAGACATACTATTTGGATGCCAATACAGGTATAATGGCGTCTGGCGACACAGTCATAGGTGGACAAAAGTATAGATTTAACAGTGATGGATCGTTAATGACAAATGTATGGATTGACAATTATACTTATGTTCAACCTAATGGTCAAACTGTAAATACTTACTCTAATTATTCACATTCTAATACAGATTATCAGCTATTTAAATATATGACTAATGTAAATAATCAATTGAGTGTTGATAGTGCAGCAGTAGCATTACATGATGGGAATACAAGCAATAATTGTGTATATTTTGCTTCCGAAGCATTAAGAAGAGTTGGTGTAAATATTCCTCAAGCTACATGTAATACATATCAATTTGAAAACTTATTAAAAAGCTTAGGATTTGTATATAGCTATGATTTCTCACAAATTAAGCCAGGAGATATTGTGTTTACAAATAACTATTCTCATGTTTACATATTTATGTGCTGGGATAAAGATGGATATGCTTATATTGTAGATAATCAAAGGACAAGCTTTGGCAACCAAGTTCTTCATACAAGATTAGTGCTTCAAGATACTGCAACTACAGATAGAGCAACGCATTTCTTCTATTATCCATATTAA
- a CDS encoding permease, translating into MNISRSRTFTFMIMIAAILLWHIYKKYGINLYIEEVGDFASIFTSIVLEAMPFIILGSLVSAIIQTCISEELIARIIPKTSISGYFGAALIGLIFPVCECGIVPVTRRLMKKGLPVGFGVTFMLAVPIINPVVIMSTYYAFYDKQAMVILRITGGFAAAILIGIIVNALEKGKQSLIRDFLDNGNYCNCGCDNLYSGNQNKLLSIIEHANREFLDIMGYLIFGAFISSVFQVVIAYGRINFISDNKIFGIIVMMLLGFFLSLCSEADAFVGRSFLGNYSFSGVLAFLILGPMLDLKNLIMILGAFKKSFVIKFSVVTVCIVFLISFLFMMCGI; encoded by the coding sequence ATGAATATTTCTAGAAGCAGAACTTTTACTTTTATGATTATGATTGCAGCAATATTATTATGGCATATTTATAAGAAGTATGGGATAAATTTGTATATAGAGGAAGTTGGAGATTTTGCAAGTATATTCACAAGTATTGTTCTTGAAGCAATGCCCTTTATTATTTTAGGCTCATTGGTGTCAGCAATAATTCAAACCTGTATATCAGAAGAATTAATAGCTCGGATAATACCAAAAACAAGCATCTCGGGATATTTTGGAGCAGCTTTAATAGGACTTATATTCCCCGTTTGTGAATGTGGGATTGTACCTGTAACAAGAAGACTTATGAAAAAGGGATTACCAGTTGGATTTGGAGTGACATTTATGCTTGCGGTGCCCATAATTAATCCTGTTGTAATAATGTCAACTTATTATGCATTTTATGATAAACAAGCTATGGTTATTCTTAGAATAACAGGAGGCTTTGCAGCTGCTATTTTAATAGGTATAATAGTAAACGCACTTGAAAAAGGTAAGCAATCATTAATTAGAGATTTCTTGGATAATGGAAATTATTGCAATTGCGGATGTGATAATTTGTATTCAGGTAATCAAAATAAATTACTTTCTATAATTGAACATGCAAATAGAGAATTTTTAGATATAATGGGATATCTAATTTTTGGCGCTTTTATTTCAAGTGTATTTCAAGTTGTTATAGCATATGGGAGAATTAATTTTATCTCTGATAATAAAATTTTCGGAATAATTGTTATGATGCTCTTAGGATTTTTTTTATCTTTATGTTCAGAAGCAGATGCATTTGTAGGGAGGAGCTTTTTAGGTAATTATTCATTTAGTGGGGTATTGGCTTTTTTAATTTTAGGGCCAATGCTTGATTTGAAAAATCTCATAATGATTCTTGGTGCCTTCAAAAAGAGTTTTGTTATTAAGTTTAGTGTGGTAACAGTGTGTATTGTATTTTTAATTTCATTTTTGTTTATGATGTGCGGAATATAA
- a CDS encoding GTP-binding protein produces the protein MKVQVDIFSGFLGAGKTMLIKKLLSEKAYGKNTIIIENEFGEVGIDGDVLRESNIQVKEINSGCICCQVSGNFGEAVLEVIDKYSPNNIIIEPSGVAKLSEILKILSEARFESKIGIRNIFTLIDIRNYDMYLKNFKEFYENQIKKANKIVLSRSQLVDDKRIRETIESLKKYNSKAEIIYKPWEKVNAEEFLKINDVRKESELGFIKSESKKILRRESGHKAKEVFESYPINIIERISVKEIEKKFEFIAGNEKFGNVIRAKGFIKGEDGVYYQFDYVPNEFKSREVRWADKNIISIIGSKLDRKRLFELFN, from the coding sequence ATGAAAGTTCAAGTAGATATATTCTCAGGCTTTTTGGGCGCTGGAAAAACCATGCTTATTAAAAAGCTGCTAAGTGAAAAAGCTTATGGAAAAAATACAATAATTATAGAAAATGAATTTGGCGAAGTGGGTATAGATGGAGATGTCTTAAGAGAAAGTAACATTCAAGTAAAAGAAATTAATTCTGGGTGTATATGCTGTCAGGTATCTGGAAATTTTGGAGAAGCAGTGTTGGAAGTGATTGATAAATATTCTCCTAACAACATAATAATTGAGCCTTCAGGAGTTGCGAAATTAAGTGAAATATTAAAAATACTTAGTGAAGCAAGATTTGAATCTAAAATAGGGATTAGAAACATTTTTACTTTGATTGATATCAGAAATTATGATATGTATTTAAAGAATTTTAAGGAATTCTATGAAAATCAGATAAAAAAAGCTAACAAAATTGTTTTAAGTAGAAGTCAGTTAGTTGATGATAAAAGGATTAGAGAAACAATTGAATCTTTAAAAAAATATAATTCGAAGGCGGAAATAATATATAAGCCGTGGGAAAAAGTAAATGCTGAAGAATTTTTGAAGATAAATGATGTGAGGAAAGAATCAGAATTAGGATTTATAAAATCAGAATCGAAAAAGATTTTAAGAAGGGAAAGTGGACATAAGGCTAAAGAGGTTTTTGAAAGTTATCCAATAAATATTATAGAAAGAATTAGTGTAAAGGAGATAGAAAAAAAATTTGAGTTTATAGCAGGTAATGAGAAGTTTGGAAATGTGATAAGAGCAAAAGGATTTATAAAAGGAGAAGATGGAGTTTATTATCAATTTGACTATGTTCCAAATGAGTTTAAAAGTAGAGAAGTTAGATGGGCTGATAAAAATATTATATCAATAATTGGGAGTAAATTAGATAGAAAGAGATTATTTGAACTATTTAACTAG